A stretch of bacterium DNA encodes these proteins:
- a CDS encoding MFS transporter produces MTDELQGHSKALNTDRLSAVSWCLYDWANSAFATTIMAAVLPVYYSTVAAATLPGNRASSYWGYTNTVAMLIIAFLSPILGAMGDATGKRKSYLFRFALLGVLATGLLAGVGRGDWPLASFLYILGRIGFCGGNVFYDSLLPFVAEKEDFDRISCLGYALGYLGGGLLLALNLAMILKPLWFGLATPQWGSRISFLTVSLWWAIFSIPIFIRVSEPRRDGVKHGQSPFLAGLHRLSMTFHKVRQYREVWKFLLAYWLYNDGIGTIIIMATIFGAEIGIAQKHLIGAILLVQFLGIPFTLIFGWATRFLETKTCILLGLSVYTLAAIGGYFMRTPFHFWMLAVLVALVQGGCQALSRSFFGQMIPAGQSAEFFAFYDISAKFAGIVGPALFGLVGQISGSSRYGIVSLVIFFLLGGFLLIQVHPDKKTRS; encoded by the coding sequence TTCGAAAGCTCTGAATACGGATAGGCTCTCCGCGGTAAGCTGGTGCCTGTATGACTGGGCAAACTCGGCTTTTGCCACCACGATCATGGCTGCCGTGCTGCCGGTCTACTACAGTACCGTGGCTGCCGCGACTCTGCCCGGCAACCGGGCCAGCAGTTACTGGGGATACACGAATACAGTCGCCATGCTGATCATCGCCTTCCTGTCTCCCATTCTCGGGGCCATGGGCGATGCGACGGGAAAGCGAAAGAGTTACCTTTTTCGCTTTGCCCTGCTCGGCGTCCTGGCTACCGGCCTGCTGGCAGGCGTAGGCAGGGGAGACTGGCCGCTGGCATCGTTCCTCTATATTCTGGGAAGAATAGGCTTTTGCGGCGGAAATGTATTCTACGATTCCCTGCTGCCGTTTGTAGCTGAGAAAGAGGATTTCGACCGGATATCCTGTCTTGGCTATGCCCTTGGCTATCTCGGAGGAGGGCTGCTGCTGGCCCTGAACCTGGCCATGATCCTCAAGCCCTTGTGGTTTGGTCTGGCTACACCCCAGTGGGGCTCAAGGATTTCTTTCCTGACCGTATCGCTCTGGTGGGCCATCTTCTCCATCCCTATCTTTATCCGGGTTTCCGAGCCCCGGCGGGATGGGGTCAAGCATGGTCAAAGTCCGTTTCTGGCCGGATTGCACCGCCTTTCCATGACGTTTCATAAGGTCAGGCAGTACCGGGAGGTATGGAAGTTCCTGCTTGCCTACTGGCTGTATAATGACGGGATCGGAACAATCATCATCATGGCCACCATATTCGGCGCAGAGATCGGAATCGCTCAAAAGCATCTCATCGGTGCTATCCTGCTGGTCCAGTTCCTGGGGATTCCCTTCACCCTGATTTTCGGCTGGGCAACGCGATTCCTGGAGACAAAAACCTGCATCCTGCTGGGTTTGTCCGTTTACACTCTGGCAGCCATCGGAGGGTATTTCATGCGGACACCATTCCACTTCTGGATGCTGGCCGTCCTGGTAGCTCTGGTCCAGGGAGGATGTCAGGCCCTGAGCCGGTCGTTCTTTGGCCAGATGATTCCTGCGGGCCAGTCAGCGGAGTTTTTCGCCTTTTACGATATCAGCGCCAAATTTGCCGGTATTGTCGGACCTGCCCTCTTCGGACTGGTCGGTCAGATTTCGGGATCGAGCCGGTACGGAATTGTATCTCTGGTAATATTTTTCCTTCTGGGAGGATTTTTACTGATACAGGTTCATCCGGATAAAAAAACCAGGAGTTAG